One window of Desulfovibrio subterraneus genomic DNA carries:
- a CDS encoding putative quinol monooxygenase, which produces MTDHVFVSAVFVARQEKLEALGEAIAAVVDATRSEQGCLRYDPHCCQDDACRYFFYEEWESQKHLDDHMTTPHFRTFIESMKELLAEAPEVKVWKQTR; this is translated from the coding sequence ATGACTGACCACGTTTTCGTTTCGGCCGTGTTTGTGGCCCGACAGGAGAAGCTTGAAGCGCTTGGTGAGGCCATAGCCGCAGTGGTGGACGCAACTCGTAGCGAACAGGGCTGCCTCCGCTATGACCCGCATTGTTGTCAGGATGATGCCTGTCGTTATTTCTTCTATGAAGAGTGGGAATCGCAAAAGCATCTGGATGACCATATGACAACGCCGCATTTTCGGACCTTCATTGAAAGCATGAAGGAACTGCTGGCGGAAGCCCCTGAAGTGAAAGTGTGGAAACAGACCCGATAA
- the rpsF gene encoding 30S ribosomal protein S6: protein MRKFETLLLLSPELAADARETVLGTLTGVVERVEGNVLEVDHWGMRDLAYPVKKQMRGYYVRLEYSMPNSGVAELERIIRITDGIYKFVTVKLADEVEEVA from the coding sequence ATGAGAAAATTCGAAACGCTGCTGCTCCTTTCCCCGGAGCTTGCCGCTGACGCACGCGAAACTGTGCTCGGCACCCTCACCGGCGTTGTCGAGCGCGTTGAAGGTAACGTGCTCGAAGTTGACCACTGGGGCATGCGCGACCTCGCCTACCCCGTTAAGAAGCAGATGCGCGGTTACTACGTGCGCCTTGAGTACAGCATGCCCAACTCCGGCGTTGCTGAACTGGAGCGCATCATCCGCATTACCGACGGCATCTACAAGTTTGTAACCGTTAAGCTGGCTGACGAAGTCGAGGAGGTTGCATAA
- a CDS encoding class I SAM-dependent methyltransferase → MSRHPLMHILHTPAQNEHPTAADVWSGGYKIPWNDPAFSKRMLREHLTQDHDLASRKAESIAAQTAWIQQTFLAGTNAFILDLGCGPGLYAQHWLANGHCYHGIDFGPASIAYAQQTVTVPEASFVLGDILTTPYGGPYDMVTLLYGELNVFPPQSCRTILHSARNALKKKGRIILEVHTEKAVRHSGTISNWYKATSGLFSDTPHLCLMESRWHEHLRVARQTFHIIHLAQEGTTEVVETYHSTMQAWSIAEYQSLLTEAGFSDIRIEEAFPGSHEDLMLITAVNG, encoded by the coding sequence ATGTCCCGACACCCCCTCATGCACATTCTGCATACTCCCGCCCAGAACGAACACCCCACCGCAGCCGATGTCTGGTCCGGTGGATACAAAATCCCCTGGAACGATCCGGCGTTCAGCAAGAGAATGCTGCGTGAACACCTCACGCAAGATCATGATCTTGCCAGCAGGAAGGCCGAATCCATAGCCGCTCAAACGGCATGGATACAGCAGACCTTTCTTGCCGGTACCAATGCCTTCATTCTCGATCTTGGATGCGGTCCCGGCCTGTATGCACAGCACTGGCTCGCGAACGGTCATTGCTATCACGGCATAGATTTCGGCCCAGCCTCCATTGCCTATGCGCAGCAGACGGTCACAGTCCCCGAAGCTTCCTTCGTACTGGGCGACATCCTCACCACTCCCTATGGCGGCCCCTACGATATGGTCACCCTGCTCTACGGTGAACTGAACGTCTTCCCACCGCAGAGTTGCCGCACGATACTGCACAGCGCGCGCAACGCCCTGAAAAAGAAAGGGCGCATCATCCTTGAAGTGCATACCGAAAAGGCCGTCAGACACTCCGGCACCATAAGCAACTGGTACAAGGCAACGAGCGGCCTCTTTTCCGACACCCCTCACCTGTGCCTTATGGAGAGCCGGTGGCATGAACACCTTCGCGTTGCACGGCAGACCTTCCACATCATTCATCTTGCACAGGAAGGCACCACGGAGGTTGTGGAGACCTACCACAGCACCATGCAGGCATGGAGTATTGCCGAATATCAGTCTCTTCTGACCGAGGCCGGATTCAGTGACATCCGCATTGAGGAAGCCTTTCCCGGCTCCCATGAAGACCTGATGCTCATCACCGCCGTAAACGGCTGA
- a CDS encoding nitroreductase family protein produces METLQAIHTRRSIRKYAADKVERETIIEVLKAAMAAPSAGNQQPWRFVVIESRETLDRIPSIHPYAGMVPSASCAIMVCGDTSAEKYPGNWMLDCAAAVQNMLLALHDKGLGAVWCGLWPDAARVDSFRALAGLPEHIVPLALVPVGIPDQKTGAHDRFDESKIHWERW; encoded by the coding sequence ATGGAAACATTACAGGCCATTCATACCCGTCGATCCATACGCAAGTATGCAGCGGACAAGGTGGAGCGGGAAACCATCATCGAGGTGCTGAAAGCAGCCATGGCTGCCCCCAGCGCAGGCAACCAGCAGCCTTGGCGCTTCGTGGTCATTGAGAGCCGGGAAACGCTTGACCGTATTCCCTCCATTCATCCTTACGCTGGCATGGTGCCGTCAGCTTCCTGCGCCATCATGGTGTGTGGCGATACCTCGGCGGAAAAGTATCCGGGCAACTGGATGCTTGATTGCGCCGCTGCCGTTCAGAACATGCTGCTTGCCCTGCACGACAAGGGGCTGGGGGCTGTCTGGTGCGGGCTTTGGCCCGATGCGGCCCGTGTGGACAGCTTCCGTGCTCTGGCCGGTCTGCCGGAGCACATTGTGCCGCTGGCCCTTGTTCCTGTGGGAATCCCGGACCAGAAAACGGGCGCACACGACAGGTTTGATGAATCCAAAATACACTGGGAAAGGTGGTAG
- the dnaB gene encoding replicative DNA helicase, translating to MDYPESYDQLSDDMLRNVPPHSMEAEQAVLGGIFLRSDALYTLVDIIHEDDFYAPAHRTLFAAIMELHRQNKPVDLLTVGQYLKDKSQLEMVGGAVYLGELANSVISAANAEHYATIVRDKSLQRNLISSCSTIISKCYDQSVEIDSLLDESEQAVFSISERTAGQAFVDSKTLVGRVFEELERRIDSKNLVTGVTTGFYTVDKMTAGMQPSDLIIVAARPSMGKTAFTLNLATNAALQGGVPVVFYSLEMGMEQLMSRMIAAVGGVELNKLRTGRGITDEDWQRLHWAADQLGNAPIYIDDTPSLSTLDLRARTRRLKASKNVGMVIVDYLQLMRSSRKTDSRELEISDISRNLKALAKELSIPVIALSQLNRKVEERADKRPMLSDLRESGAIEQDADVIMFIYRDAVYNKKEDRALIHSAEIIIGKQRNGAVGSCPLQYNGQFTRFENATDLYPSEALPEGM from the coding sequence ATGGATTATCCCGAGAGTTACGACCAGCTCTCGGACGATATGTTGCGCAATGTTCCTCCGCACAGCATGGAGGCCGAACAGGCAGTGCTGGGCGGCATTTTTTTGCGCTCAGACGCACTGTATACTTTGGTCGACATCATCCACGAGGATGATTTCTACGCCCCTGCCCACCGCACACTCTTTGCGGCCATAATGGAGCTGCACCGGCAGAACAAGCCGGTGGACCTGCTCACCGTCGGGCAATATCTCAAAGATAAAAGCCAGCTCGAAATGGTCGGCGGTGCCGTCTATCTTGGCGAGCTTGCCAACTCCGTCATCAGTGCGGCCAACGCCGAACACTATGCCACCATCGTCCGTGACAAGTCCCTGCAACGCAATCTGATTTCCTCCTGCTCGACCATCATCAGCAAATGCTATGATCAGTCAGTAGAAATCGACAGCCTGCTTGACGAATCCGAACAGGCAGTCTTCTCCATTTCCGAACGTACAGCCGGACAGGCATTTGTCGATTCCAAGACCCTCGTGGGCCGCGTATTTGAAGAGCTCGAACGCCGCATCGACAGCAAGAACCTTGTCACCGGTGTTACTACGGGCTTCTATACCGTAGACAAGATGACGGCGGGCATGCAGCCTTCCGACCTCATCATCGTTGCTGCACGCCCCTCCATGGGCAAGACCGCGTTCACCCTGAACCTTGCCACCAACGCGGCGCTTCAGGGCGGTGTTCCGGTCGTGTTCTATTCTCTGGAAATGGGCATGGAGCAGCTCATGTCGCGTATGATCGCGGCTGTGGGTGGCGTGGAACTGAACAAGCTACGCACCGGACGGGGCATAACCGATGAAGACTGGCAACGCCTGCACTGGGCTGCGGACCAGCTTGGCAACGCTCCCATCTACATTGACGACACCCCTTCTCTCTCTACGCTGGACCTGCGCGCCCGTACACGACGTCTCAAGGCAAGCAAGAACGTCGGCATGGTTATCGTGGACTACCTGCAGCTGATGCGCTCAAGCCGCAAGACCGACTCACGCGAATTGGAAATCTCCGACATTTCCCGAAACCTGAAGGCGCTTGCCAAGGAACTCAGCATTCCCGTTATAGCCCTGTCGCAGCTCAACCGAAAGGTGGAAGAGCGTGCGGACAAGCGCCCCATGCTTTCCGACCTTCGTGAATCCGGCGCTATCGAGCAGGATGCCGACGTCATCATGTTCATCTACCGTGACGCGGTCTACAACAAGAAAGAAGACCGCGCTCTCATCCACTCTGCCGAAATCATCATCGGCAAGCAGCGTAACGGTGCGGTCGGTTCCTGCCCCCTGCAGTACAACGGCCAGTTCACCCGCTTTGAAAACGCAACGGATCTCTATCCCTCCGAAGCTCTGCCCGAGGGCATGTAG
- the alr gene encoding alanine racemase → MSISYNNITVRIHLDRIRANYELLSRKASAPIGVIKSDAYGHGLVPVAKTLAAAGACTLAVGTVGEALKLRKGGFDGRIIALLGALSSEEACSCRIGHIVPFVFSLQHLRMLSDAGSADAPLPVALKFDTGMARLGFCEEDIPGLLQALPGLPGIRVAIVASHFAVSDEPEKEDFTREQHETFLRITGALRSAGLTFEATIANSAAMLAYPETHHELQRPGIAIYGANPLHGTPNEHMGSGLSPAMDVGTPILQVHALPKGRSISYGRTFVAPRDMRVAITSVGYADAFSRGLSNRGVMMVNGQRAPIVGRVCMQMTAVDVTDIPHVSSGDTAWILGGPGECPVTPEELAAAWGTITYEAFCLLGLNPKTFE, encoded by the coding sequence ATGAGCATATCCTATAATAATATTACGGTCCGCATCCACCTCGACCGCATACGCGCCAACTACGAACTTTTGAGCCGCAAAGCGTCCGCTCCCATCGGGGTTATCAAGTCCGACGCATATGGCCATGGACTTGTTCCTGTTGCCAAGACCCTTGCCGCAGCAGGCGCCTGCACCCTTGCAGTAGGAACGGTTGGTGAGGCGCTCAAACTGCGCAAAGGCGGTTTTGATGGGAGGATAATCGCCCTGCTCGGCGCACTCTCGTCCGAAGAAGCATGCAGCTGCCGCATCGGACACATCGTCCCCTTCGTCTTTTCACTGCAGCACCTCCGCATGCTCTCTGATGCTGGATCTGCCGACGCTCCCCTACCAGTAGCCCTCAAGTTCGACACCGGCATGGCCCGACTCGGCTTCTGCGAGGAAGACATACCCGGACTCCTGCAGGCCCTGCCCGGACTTCCCGGCATCAGGGTTGCCATTGTGGCTTCCCACTTTGCCGTAAGTGACGAACCGGAAAAAGAAGACTTCACCCGCGAACAGCACGAAACCTTCCTGCGCATCACGGGGGCGCTGCGCTCGGCCGGCCTGACCTTCGAAGCGACCATCGCAAACTCGGCAGCCATGCTTGCCTACCCCGAAACGCACCACGAGCTGCAACGCCCCGGCATCGCCATCTATGGTGCCAACCCGCTGCACGGAACACCCAATGAGCATATGGGAAGCGGACTGAGCCCCGCCATGGATGTGGGTACCCCCATATTGCAGGTGCATGCCCTGCCCAAAGGCAGGAGCATAAGCTACGGGCGTACTTTTGTAGCCCCGCGGGACATGCGGGTTGCCATCACCTCCGTAGGCTACGCAGACGCTTTCAGCCGAGGTCTATCCAACAGGGGAGTCATGATGGTGAACGGGCAGCGCGCGCCCATAGTCGGCCGCGTATGCATGCAGATGACCGCAGTGGATGTTACCGACATTCCTCATGTCTCCTCCGGAGACACAGCGTGGATTCTGGGCGGCCCCGGAGAATGTCCCGTAACACCGGAAGAGCTGGCAGCGGCATGGGGTACCATTACCTACGAGGCTTTCTGCCTGCTCGGACTCAACCCGAAAACCTTTGAGTGA
- a CDS encoding flavodoxin family protein, with translation MAKRIVFVHGSPRKNGNTRAVTALAMEAARQQGADVAEIDATTLKFKVAGCLGCQKCQQSDAFACVLGDQLADTVAILPEYDVIVLSTPLYWWSFTAQLKIFIDRMYCLSKFGEDDGVLSVLSGKKLALIATAGGPMEDNLELLESQWRNPAQMVGCSFDSCLFPDTVVPAGELVNDLAAAEKARSFGRRLAS, from the coding sequence ATGGCAAAACGAATTGTGTTTGTGCACGGTAGTCCCCGCAAGAACGGGAATACCCGTGCTGTAACGGCATTGGCTATGGAAGCGGCCCGGCAGCAGGGGGCTGATGTTGCAGAGATTGATGCCACCACGCTGAAATTCAAGGTGGCCGGCTGCCTCGGCTGCCAGAAGTGTCAGCAGTCGGATGCCTTTGCCTGTGTGCTGGGGGATCAGCTGGCGGATACCGTAGCCATTCTGCCTGAATATGATGTTATTGTGCTGTCCACTCCGCTGTACTGGTGGAGCTTTACGGCGCAGCTGAAGATTTTTATCGACAGAATGTACTGCCTGAGCAAATTCGGTGAGGACGACGGCGTTCTTTCCGTCTTGAGCGGCAAGAAGCTGGCGCTTATCGCCACGGCGGGCGGCCCCATGGAGGACAATCTGGAACTGCTTGAAAGCCAGTGGCGGAATCCTGCCCAGATGGTAGGCTGCTCTTTTGATTCCTGCCTGTTCCCTGATACGGTTGTTCCGGCCGGTGAACTGGTGAATGATCTTGCGGCAGCGGAAAAGGCGCGCAGTTTCGGGCGGCGTCTGGCTTCCTGA
- the rplI gene encoding 50S ribosomal protein L9 — protein MKVILRADVENLGVLGDVVEVKAGYGRNFLLPKGLAMMATAGNLKAFELERKKLHEKMEAVRGAAQALASKLEKVELVLQVRVGENDKLYGSVTATNIAEALAAQGIDIDRRRILLDAPIRVLGEYPVRVRLHAGVISEVLVKVAPEGRLVEEEAPAVANDAAEESAE, from the coding sequence ATGAAAGTTATTCTTCGCGCAGACGTCGAAAACCTCGGCGTTCTCGGTGACGTTGTTGAAGTAAAGGCCGGTTACGGCCGCAACTTCCTGCTTCCCAAGGGCCTTGCCATGATGGCTACTGCCGGCAACCTGAAGGCCTTTGAACTGGAACGCAAGAAGCTGCATGAAAAGATGGAAGCCGTACGCGGCGCCGCTCAGGCTCTGGCATCCAAGCTGGAAAAGGTCGAGCTGGTTCTGCAGGTACGTGTTGGTGAAAACGACAAGCTGTACGGCTCTGTCACCGCCACCAACATTGCTGAAGCACTTGCAGCACAGGGCATCGACATTGACCGTCGTCGCATCCTGCTTGACGCTCCCATCCGTGTTCTGGGTGAATACCCCGTACGCGTTCGCCTGCACGCAGGCGTGATCTCCGAAGTCCTCGTAAAGGTTGCTCCCGAAGGCCGTCTGGTCGAGGAAGAAGCCCCCGCTGTAGCCAATGACGCAGCAGAGGAATCCGCTGAGTAG
- a CDS encoding winged helix-turn-helix transcriptional regulator, whose amino-acid sequence MGCQLRRCSGKEYYCAMELTLQLIGGKWKPLIMYRLGQDGTQRFSELKRSMPSITQKMLTQQLRELENDGIVHRDVYAEVPPKVEYSLTEIGTSVLPLLKRLCQWGEEYEKLRGVEAVCTGLDEDDDATSLSAAAGSR is encoded by the coding sequence ATGGGATGCCAACTCAGACGCTGTTCCGGCAAGGAATACTACTGCGCCATGGAACTTACGCTGCAGCTTATAGGTGGCAAATGGAAGCCGCTCATCATGTACCGGCTCGGTCAGGATGGGACGCAGCGCTTCAGCGAGCTGAAACGCTCCATGCCCAGCATTACCCAGAAAATGCTCACACAGCAGCTGCGGGAACTGGAAAACGACGGCATTGTCCACCGCGACGTATATGCCGAAGTTCCTCCCAAGGTGGAATATTCACTCACGGAAATCGGCACCTCGGTTCTTCCCCTGCTCAAGCGCCTGTGCCAGTGGGGAGAGGAATATGAAAAACTGCGGGGCGTGGAAGCCGTGTGCACCGGGCTGGATGAGGATGACGATGCCACCAGCCTCTCAGCCGCAGCCGGAAGCCGATAA
- the dmpI gene encoding 4-oxalocrotonate tautomerase DmpI → MPIVTIVSNPLDVEQKRELVREITETCSRVMSLPPQTIVVILDEKQAENIGVAGTLLADRTA, encoded by the coding sequence ATGCCTATTGTAACCATTGTGTCCAATCCGCTGGATGTTGAGCAGAAACGGGAGCTGGTGCGGGAAATCACTGAGACATGTTCCCGTGTGATGAGCCTGCCCCCGCAGACGATCGTTGTCATTCTGGATGAGAAACAGGCAGAGAACATAGGCGTTGCCGGTACGCTGCTTGCGGACAGAACAGCCTGA
- the rpsR gene encoding 30S ribosomal protein S18, whose translation MAFKRRFTPRRKFCRFCADKDLPLNYKRPDILRDFVTERGKIIARRITGTCSHHQRLLTTEIKRARQMALLIFTSTHASDVKKKSTL comes from the coding sequence ATGGCTTTCAAGAGACGCTTCACTCCCCGTCGTAAGTTCTGCCGCTTCTGCGCAGATAAAGATCTGCCCCTGAACTACAAGCGCCCCGATATCCTGCGTGACTTCGTGACCGAGCGCGGCAAGATCATTGCCCGCCGTATCACCGGTACCTGCTCGCACCACCAGCGCCTGCTGACCACCGAAATCAAGCGCGCCCGCCAGATGGCTCTGCTCATCTTCACCTCTACGCACGCAAGTGACGTAAAGAAAAAGAGCACTCTGTAG
- a CDS encoding LPS-assembly protein LptD, whose amino-acid sequence MLHTDLNKVIQQDSGLFFSVRRAPFLRGVMAFCSAFFLALLLSFPTLAGATNLFVNNEDEETVVWSLHADKLTTMNDSKVMEAEGNVSLRQGDDYLKADFIRYYSATNWVLLKGNVQVKMGEDLMEAEEGEFDIGNRIGWLKKGKVFMEGPHIYFAGEKVTKHWGDFYTFRDAKVTACDGDVPAWSVSAKEATIELDGYSQLWHTSFAVKDQDVSYVPYFVLPMKTKRQTGFLFPEFGHSSKMGMWYSQPFYWAINDSSDMTINEQWIEKRGLMTGLEYRHQFDQYNKGWWRLDMLNDNDIDYSEDDERGGFNEDGLVRTNPERFWLRGMFDGHLADPRWKLKADLDIVSDQNYLREFKQSSAAFYPTRNALQDFFGRDLQEIDQNRTSEVQVSRDWDRMGMALGARFEQNLNIGNGNLTTSSDPSLQRMPQFDLFLFKGGLPVGESAIPLEFEAEAQAVNFFRHNGTRGSRFEIHPSVSVPLVSEYGSIIPKVGWRQTQYITESVQQYDTDRGDGRGTSRSIPDFSVAAFTEVAKVYDVSGDQKLEATVENAGKSEWVGVRHSVQPRVQYSNVPNVNQTDNPYYDANDRIWAENELRVSLVNLLTRKSASVTMTDGEKEPIPTVSYDYRDVVRFRVEQAYDFRESERTDMLDEYERRPFSDTEVELIVKPLDYLSVTNRTFWSPYENRITRHEHSVSLFKDDIGRVTTGLDFREKVDEYKRQRVIDEENLLFGDHSRTRNERIRGFNISTELTFFKPWTFRTIYKADIESGNDLEKTVELIYTHQCFEIIAEVSVMPDDTSVNMYIKLPGLTF is encoded by the coding sequence ATGCTTCATACAGATTTGAACAAAGTAATTCAACAAGATAGCGGATTGTTTTTTTCCGTACGCCGTGCGCCGTTTCTCCGTGGAGTGATGGCGTTCTGTTCTGCGTTTTTTTTGGCACTTCTTCTTTCGTTTCCGACACTTGCCGGAGCCACGAACCTCTTTGTCAATAACGAGGACGAGGAGACCGTCGTCTGGTCGCTGCATGCAGACAAGCTCACGACCATGAACGACAGCAAGGTCATGGAGGCCGAAGGCAACGTATCTCTGCGGCAGGGAGATGATTATCTCAAAGCGGACTTCATCCGCTACTACTCAGCAACAAACTGGGTTCTGCTCAAAGGGAATGTGCAGGTTAAGATGGGCGAAGACCTGATGGAGGCCGAAGAAGGCGAGTTTGATATCGGGAACCGCATCGGGTGGCTGAAAAAGGGCAAAGTATTCATGGAAGGACCGCATATCTATTTTGCGGGTGAGAAGGTCACTAAACATTGGGGCGACTTCTACACTTTCAGGGATGCCAAGGTCACGGCATGTGACGGTGACGTGCCTGCCTGGTCCGTATCCGCCAAGGAAGCAACCATAGAGCTGGATGGCTACTCGCAGCTATGGCACACCTCCTTTGCTGTGAAGGATCAGGACGTGAGCTATGTCCCCTACTTCGTGCTGCCCATGAAGACCAAGCGCCAGACCGGCTTTCTTTTTCCGGAATTCGGCCACTCCAGCAAAATGGGCATGTGGTACAGCCAGCCTTTTTACTGGGCCATAAATGACTCCAGCGATATGACGATCAACGAGCAGTGGATCGAAAAACGCGGTTTGATGACCGGCCTTGAATATCGTCATCAGTTCGACCAGTACAACAAGGGCTGGTGGCGCCTCGATATGTTGAACGATAACGATATAGATTACAGCGAGGATGATGAGCGCGGCGGGTTCAATGAGGACGGTCTGGTGCGGACTAATCCTGAGCGGTTCTGGTTGCGCGGCATGTTCGACGGGCATCTTGCTGATCCCCGCTGGAAACTTAAGGCTGACCTTGATATCGTCTCTGACCAGAACTACCTGCGTGAGTTCAAGCAAAGTTCAGCTGCATTCTATCCAACCCGTAATGCCTTGCAGGATTTCTTTGGACGAGATCTTCAGGAAATTGACCAGAACCGTACAAGCGAGGTGCAGGTAAGCAGAGACTGGGACCGCATGGGCATGGCCCTCGGTGCCCGTTTTGAGCAGAACCTGAATATCGGCAACGGTAACCTGACCACGTCGAGTGACCCTTCGCTGCAGCGTATGCCTCAGTTTGACCTCTTCCTGTTCAAAGGTGGGTTGCCTGTGGGAGAATCGGCCATTCCTTTGGAATTCGAAGCTGAAGCGCAGGCTGTGAATTTCTTCCGGCATAACGGTACACGGGGAAGCCGTTTCGAAATTCATCCCAGTGTAAGTGTGCCACTTGTGAGCGAATACGGAAGTATCATTCCCAAAGTGGGTTGGCGGCAGACGCAATATATTACTGAAAGTGTGCAGCAATACGATACAGACAGAGGGGATGGACGAGGAACTTCCCGCTCCATTCCCGATTTCAGTGTGGCCGCCTTTACCGAAGTGGCAAAGGTGTATGATGTAAGCGGTGACCAGAAGCTGGAAGCCACAGTTGAAAACGCGGGGAAGAGTGAATGGGTCGGGGTGCGGCATAGCGTGCAGCCACGGGTGCAGTATTCTAATGTTCCCAACGTCAATCAGACTGACAATCCCTATTATGATGCGAATGACCGGATCTGGGCCGAGAATGAACTGCGCGTTTCGTTGGTGAACCTGCTTACACGTAAATCTGCTTCTGTTACCATGACCGATGGAGAGAAAGAACCTATCCCCACGGTCAGCTATGATTATAGAGATGTTGTCCGCTTCCGCGTTGAGCAGGCGTATGATTTTCGGGAGTCCGAACGAACGGATATGCTTGATGAATACGAGCGGCGCCCATTCTCGGATACGGAAGTGGAGCTCATAGTTAAACCTCTGGACTATTTGAGCGTAACCAACCGAACTTTCTGGTCTCCCTATGAAAACCGCATCACACGGCATGAACATTCTGTTTCCCTTTTCAAGGATGATATTGGACGTGTGACCACCGGTCTTGATTTCCGTGAGAAGGTTGATGAGTACAAAAGACAGCGTGTAATTGATGAAGAAAATTTGCTGTTCGGCGATCATAGCCGAACCCGCAATGAGCGTATTCGTGGTTTCAATATTTCCACGGAACTTACGTTCTTTAAGCCATGGACATTCAGAACGATTTACAAGGCTGATATCGAGAGCGGGAACGATCTGGAGAAGACCGTCGAGTTGATCTACACTCATCAGTGTTTCGAGATTATTGCCGAAGTGTCTGTTATGCCTGATGATACAAGCGTGAATATGTATATCAAACTCCCGGGCCTGACCTTCTAA
- a CDS encoding DMT family transporter encodes MLFLGEAAALATAALWGISACMHTAAARLIGSLSLNLFRLPLSLSFFLAGIVLFQSQWNLSHDQVLWLIGSGVIGLAFGDVVFYASAVRIGARLSVLMWELSPAVIAVLAYFFLDESISPMGIVGITLTLVGVVWVLLEKHDGSIPGLTPRRWLEGIGLVLLSVGAQSVSTLLARMALAQGGDVLVSAAVRTGSAVFALWIFVAMIGRAGRAIKTMREHPRAMRMTVLAGFIGPTVGVWLSLLAVKHTKAGIAATLIGLEPLVVIALLALYEKKRPSSRLLTGAFISFTGTALLFLR; translated from the coding sequence ATGCTTTTTCTTGGCGAAGCGGCCGCCCTTGCCACAGCAGCGCTGTGGGGAATATCGGCCTGCATGCATACGGCTGCCGCTCGTTTGATCGGCTCTTTGTCCCTGAATCTTTTCCGGCTCCCCCTTTCCCTCAGCTTTTTTCTTGCAGGCATTGTACTGTTTCAGTCGCAATGGAACCTGTCGCACGATCAGGTTTTGTGGCTCATCGGGTCCGGTGTGATCGGCCTCGCCTTTGGCGATGTGGTGTTCTACGCCAGCGCCGTGCGCATCGGGGCCCGCCTTTCCGTGCTCATGTGGGAGCTTTCCCCTGCCGTAATAGCCGTTCTGGCCTATTTCTTTCTGGATGAATCTATTTCGCCCATGGGGATCGTGGGTATAACGCTCACGCTTGTGGGGGTTGTATGGGTGCTGCTTGAGAAGCATGATGGCAGCATACCCGGTCTTACACCCCGCAGATGGCTGGAAGGCATTGGCCTTGTGCTGCTCTCGGTGGGCGCGCAGAGCGTGAGCACTCTGCTTGCCAGAATGGCGCTTGCGCAGGGCGGCGATGTGCTTGTGAGTGCTGCGGTGCGCACGGGCAGCGCCGTTTTTGCCCTGTGGATTTTTGTTGCCATGATAGGCAGGGCAGGGCGCGCCATCAAAACCATGCGTGAGCATCCTCGGGCCATGCGCATGACGGTGCTTGCCGGTTTTATCGGTCCCACTGTGGGGGTCTGGCTTTCCCTGCTTGCCGTAAAGCACACCAAGGCAGGCATTGCCGCCACGCTTATCGGTCTGGAACCGCTTGTCGTTATTGCCCTGCTAGCCCTCTACGAAAAAAAGCGGCCTTCGTCACGGCTGCTGACGGGCGCGTTTATTTCTTTCACTGGAACGGCTTTGTTGTTCCTGCGCTGA